Proteins encoded by one window of Helicobacter winghamensis ATCC BAA-430:
- a CDS encoding type IV secretion system protein — translation MKDLFQTLGLSIEQIINAIRQTGTSDKIAELMVLFSIIITLVIMYKGYEVLMGKSQSPIRELTWDIAGKLLVITFALNLGGWLDLVIGAMDGIYEWAGGGAQMYQNLDEMFANTAQLTNIIWAKSSGIGGAILAIVAMLLCYIGFCIAVIPTLSILIVTTFTQTLLVISAPIVFWLLIFKATRNVFTQWIGLLLSNTLVLLLVGLFLKTFMNQMSSWINYFSQATYAGDDVLGTSIFYVIASLILVIMIFSAKIFAEKVANVSMEGAMGAAMSSVLSPAGQLAMKPAGKAAGMAMNYGKAGGKLATKGALAVGKGLGKGGYSLAKKMYERARNEA, via the coding sequence ATGAAAGATCTTTTTCAAACTCTGGGTCTAAGTATAGAACAAATTATTAATGCCATTAGACAAACAGGAACAAGCGATAAGATTGCTGAACTTATGGTGTTGTTTTCTATCATTATCACCCTAGTCATTATGTATAAAGGCTATGAGGTGTTAATGGGGAAAAGTCAAAGTCCTATTAGAGAGCTTACTTGGGATATAGCAGGAAAGCTTTTAGTTATTACCTTTGCTTTAAATCTTGGAGGTTGGTTAGATTTAGTTATTGGTGCAATGGATGGAATTTATGAGTGGGCTGGTGGGGGAGCACAAATGTATCAAAATCTAGATGAAATGTTTGCAAACACAGCACAACTTACAAACATAATTTGGGCTAAATCAAGTGGTATTGGAGGTGCTATTTTAGCTATTGTAGCAATGCTACTTTGTTATATAGGATTTTGTATTGCTGTTATTCCAACACTCTCTATCTTAATTGTTACAACTTTTACACAAACCCTGCTTGTAATTTCTGCTCCTATAGTATTTTGGCTTTTAATCTTTAAAGCTACTAGAAATGTCTTTACACAATGGATAGGGCTTTTATTATCAAATACTCTTGTGCTTTTACTTGTTGGCTTGTTTTTAAAAACCTTTATGAATCAAATGTCATCTTGGATTAACTATTTTTCACAGGCAACCTACGCAGGAGACGATGTATTAGGAACAAGCATTTTCTATGTCATTGCTTCTTTGATACTAGTTATTATGATTTTTTCTGCAAAAATCTTTGCCGAAAAAGTTGCAAATGTATCAATGGAAGGTGCTATGGGTGCAGCGATGAGTTCTGTTTTAAGTCCTGCTGGTCAATTAGCTATGAAACCTGCAGGTAAAGCTGCTGGAATGGCTATGAATTATGGCAAAGCTGGTGGAAAATTAGCAACTAAAGGTGCTTTGGCTGTGGGTAAGGGTTTAGGTAAGGGTGGTTATAGTTTAGCTAAAAAAATGTATGAAAGGGCTAGAAATGAAGCGTAA
- a CDS encoding VirB8 family type IV secretion system protein has translation MKNDFNTALDYEASFRYLIEQSNKRAWLISFVAIFIASLSLIAVVLLTPLKTIEPYVIRVDNTTGMVDILTLLDEKEITQNEALDKYFISQYIKAREGYYYELLNQDYLLTQLMSSENVANEYRALYEGDNARDQVLKNSNEVSVQILSVVLGESNGVKTSTIRANITTKNLSSRGTSQATKVITLSYDYTLGKASEENRLLNPLGFKVLTYRIDNEVEK, from the coding sequence ATGAAAAATGATTTTAATACAGCATTAGATTACGAAGCAAGTTTTAGATATTTGATAGAGCAAAGCAATAAAAGAGCGTGGCTTATCTCTTTTGTTGCAATCTTTATAGCCTCTCTTTCTCTTATTGCTGTTGTGTTATTAACACCTTTAAAAACCATAGAGCCTTATGTAATAAGAGTAGATAACACCACAGGTATGGTAGATATTTTAACTCTGCTTGATGAAAAAGAAATCACGCAAAATGAAGCATTGGATAAATACTTTATCTCTCAATACATTAAAGCTAGAGAGGGTTATTATTACGAGCTTTTAAACCAAGATTATTTGCTCACTCAATTAATGAGTTCAGAAAATGTTGCAAATGAGTATAGGGCTTTGTATGAGGGAGATAATGCAAGAGACCAAGTTTTAAAAAACTCTAATGAAGTAAGCGTGCAAATTTTAAGTGTTGTTTTAGGAGAAAGCAACGGAGTTAAAACTTCAACAATAAGAGCAAACATTACCACAAAAAATCTATCCAGTAGAGGGACATCACAAGCTACAAAAGTCATCACCTTAAGTTATGACTACACGCTAGGAAAAGCTAGTGAAGAAAATAGATTATTAAATCCACTAGGATTTAAAGTTTTAACATACAGAATTGATAATGAGGTAGAAAAATGA
- the virB9 gene encoding P-type conjugative transfer protein VirB9 encodes MKKIILASLLLGNFVWALNVPKTSTFDKRIAYAVYNADDVFQINSKNGYVSVLEFGIDERIINTATGFAEGWDLTQKDNLLFIKPKAYKTQLVHQDENNTAEQQSSQEFVVDPNPYDWKTNLIVITNLNTYVFDLKLVANNKNTTYKLSFSYPQKDLQATKELLEAVEQENIRTDLDKNTIPRNWDFYMKVNKGSEDISPNFAYDDGVFTYLGFDNTKTFPAVFMYENGKESILNTHIKKDGNYEVLVIQKTTKQILLRSGDKVVGIFNRGYAKNPLRKTRETSNENIQREINKK; translated from the coding sequence ATGAAAAAGATAATTTTAGCAAGTTTATTATTAGGTAATTTCGTTTGGGCTTTGAATGTCCCAAAAACTTCTACATTTGATAAAAGAATCGCTTATGCAGTCTATAATGCCGATGATGTTTTTCAAATTAATTCTAAAAATGGCTATGTAAGTGTTTTGGAATTTGGTATTGATGAAAGAATTATCAATACTGCTACAGGATTTGCTGAAGGTTGGGACTTAACTCAAAAAGACAATTTATTATTTATCAAACCTAAAGCTTACAAAACGCAATTAGTTCATCAAGATGAAAATAACACAGCAGAACAACAAAGCTCACAAGAATTTGTTGTAGATCCTAATCCTTATGATTGGAAAACAAATCTAATTGTCATCACAAATTTAAATACCTATGTATTTGATTTAAAATTAGTCGCTAATAATAAAAATACAACTTATAAACTTAGCTTCTCCTATCCTCAAAAAGATTTACAAGCAACCAAAGAATTATTAGAAGCTGTGGAACAAGAAAATATACGCACGGATTTAGATAAAAATACCATTCCTAGAAATTGGGATTTTTATATGAAAGTCAATAAAGGCAGTGAGGATATAAGTCCAAATTTTGCGTATGATGATGGTGTTTTTACCTATTTAGGTTTTGATAATACTAAAACCTTTCCTGCTGTTTTTATGTATGAAAATGGCAAAGAAAGCATTTTAAACACTCATATTAAAAAAGACGGCAACTATGAAGTTTTAGTGATACAAAAAACCACAAAACAAATTTTATTAAGAAGTGGGGATAAGGTCGTAGGAATTTTTAATCGTGGATACGCAAAAAATCCTTTGAGAAAAACAAGAGAAACTTCTAATGAAAATATTCAAAGAGAAATTAATAAAAAATAA
- the virB10 gene encoding type IV secretion system protein VirB10, whose translation MQNKEQDSLENDFDSHTSELSEQKNHLKKIQAYTIFAIGGLLLIILIVYFLKSFSSNNQSVEETPKEENKDLAQSVKAKEFVPPPPQKTFDELIANTPQQEQPLMLEPKPPKPRIVKGAGVTVIASTNSGGFEGGNAGNNREFGEKPNTLFEFGQNGALQNSNNLQGGGEFTGEVFTPTIAKVSEFDQNLLLSKGTYIGCALKTRLVSSIKGGIACIVSNDVYSANGNTLLIEKGSTITGTFNAGQMDDGMDRLFVIWQEIRTPNNIIIPVYSGATDELGASGMQGWVDHHYLKRFGSAILLSMIDDGMAILADQLSKNNKNGNNYYNYSENTRENVGEIANTALEKMIDIKPTLYKNHGDLVGVYVNRDIDFSKVYKLTRKKNVNHLR comes from the coding sequence ATGCAAAATAAAGAGCAAGATAGCTTAGAAAATGACTTTGATAGCCACACAAGCGAATTGAGTGAGCAAAAAAATCATCTCAAAAAGATACAAGCTTATACAATCTTTGCTATTGGCGGTTTATTGCTCATCATTTTAATTGTTTATTTCTTAAAATCATTTTCATCAAATAATCAAAGTGTTGAAGAAACACCAAAGGAAGAAAATAAAGATTTAGCTCAAAGCGTTAAGGCTAAAGAATTTGTTCCACCTCCTCCACAAAAGACATTTGACGAGCTTATCGCTAACACACCACAACAAGAACAGCCTTTAATGCTTGAGCCAAAACCTCCAAAGCCTAGAATTGTAAAAGGTGCAGGAGTTACGGTCATTGCTTCAACTAATAGCGGAGGATTTGAGGGAGGCAATGCTGGCAATAACAGAGAGTTTGGAGAAAAACCAAATACCTTATTTGAATTTGGGCAAAATGGAGCTTTACAAAATTCTAATAATTTGCAAGGTGGAGGAGAATTTACAGGTGAAGTTTTCACTCCTACAATTGCTAAAGTGAGTGAGTTTGACCAAAATCTTCTTTTGTCTAAAGGAACTTATATTGGCTGTGCTTTAAAAACAAGGCTTGTTAGCTCTATTAAAGGAGGAATTGCTTGTATAGTATCTAATGATGTTTATTCTGCAAATGGCAACACACTTTTAATTGAAAAAGGTAGCACTATCACAGGAACATTTAATGCGGGTCAAATGGATGATGGTATGGATAGACTTTTTGTTATTTGGCAAGAAATTAGAACACCTAATAATATTATTATTCCTGTATATTCTGGAGCTACTGATGAGCTAGGTGCTAGTGGAATGCAAGGCTGGGTGGATCATCACTATTTAAAACGATTTGGTTCTGCCATTTTACTTTCAATGATTGATGATGGTATGGCAATACTAGCTGACCAATTAAGCAAAAACAATAAAAATGGCAATAACTACTACAATTATAGTGAGAATACAAGGGAAAATGTCGGTGAAATCGCTAACACTGCTTTAGAAAAAATGATTGATATTAAGCCTACTCTTTATAAAAATCACGGCGATTTAGTTGGCGTTTATGTCAATAGAGATATTGATTTTTCAAAGGTTTATAAACTTACAAGGAAAAAGAATGTCAATCACCTTAGATAA
- the virB11 gene encoding P-type DNA transfer ATPase VirB11, producing the protein MSITLDKYTNQYFGEFLKDDSINEICYNGDDKVWLQNSKGLWEAIPSKLDFEKAGHFATAAAAFKKDKIDVSRPILSCILVGGERMQIVIPPATKSEHISITIRKPSKTRFKMQNHIESGLFEDLNPNDTNTIKPSDAELIKLYKEKDYQSFISKAVSYGKNIIIAGETGSGKTTFMKTLIDFISLDDRIITIEDVEEIKFYEHKNFVQLFYPSEAKSTDFLNSATLLKSCLRMKPDRILLAELRGAETYDFINVLASGHGGSITSCHAGSPEETFTRLALMTLQNPQGQCVPFEIIQKTLKDLIDIVVHIHAHHGKRRISGIYFKEIEKEESNE; encoded by the coding sequence ATGTCAATCACCTTAGATAAATACACAAATCAATACTTTGGAGAATTCTTAAAAGATGACTCCATTAATGAAATTTGTTACAACGGCGATGATAAAGTATGGCTACAAAATTCTAAAGGATTATGGGAAGCTATACCTAGTAAGCTTGACTTTGAAAAAGCTGGACATTTTGCAACTGCGGCTGCTGCTTTTAAAAAAGACAAAATAGATGTTTCTCGTCCTATTCTTAGTTGTATTTTAGTAGGTGGGGAGCGTATGCAAATCGTTATCCCACCTGCTACTAAAAGTGAACATATTTCAATCACCATTAGAAAACCTAGCAAAACTCGCTTTAAAATGCAAAATCATATTGAAAGCGGACTTTTTGAGGATTTAAATCCTAATGATACAAACACCATCAAGCCTAGCGATGCAGAACTCATTAAGCTTTATAAAGAAAAAGATTATCAAAGTTTCATCTCTAAGGCTGTAAGCTATGGTAAAAACATTATTATTGCTGGGGAAACAGGAAGTGGAAAAACTACTTTTATGAAAACGCTAATTGATTTTATTAGCCTTGATGATAGGATTATTACGATTGAAGATGTGGAAGAAATCAAATTTTACGAACATAAAAACTTCGTGCAATTATTTTATCCAAGTGAAGCAAAAAGCACGGATTTTTTAAATTCTGCAACGCTTTTAAAGTCCTGCTTAAGAATGAAACCTGATAGGATTTTATTAGCAGAGCTTAGAGGTGCTGAAACTTATGATTTTATCAATGTTTTAGCAAGTGGTCACGGAGGGAGTATCACAAGTTGCCACGCAGGAAGCCCTGAAGAAACATTTACACGACTTGCCTTAATGACTTTACAAAACCCACAAGGTCAATGTGTGCCTTTTGAAATTATCCAAAAAACACTGAAAGATTTGATTGATATTGTCGTTCATATCCACGCCCATCACGGAAAAAGGCGTATTAGTGGAATTTATTTTAAAGAGATAGAAAAAGAGGAAAGTAATGAATAA
- a CDS encoding type IV secretory system conjugative DNA transfer family protein: protein MQNNKSLQIIFLILVGFIFTYLLTPIVFFVLNKVKIMKAIEIYNINFTLQAVANHYPKIWLSLGITFAFCLFALTLLVFSLKTKKSQFGEARFANFNEIKKMNLFGDKGIIIGKYKGRLLRFGGQQFVALGAPTRSGKGVGIVIPNLLEWQESAVVQDIKQECFDYTSKYRKEILGQEVYLFNPFSRQTHRYNPLTYIDMNDKEHCDSQLMDLGNILYPLDGDSTSKFFNGLAQNLFIGLCYLWRDLQLSNNGKDFQKAFNVDVGEFNFYNILQLSKGLTLKNEENNIRGFDDTYNFLVYCEILDEATIRRLETYFNISSDATKSGVMSSFNAPLVPFESETLRLSTETSDFDLRDLRKKKMTIYIGITPDQLANAGFILNIFWSQLILLNTKELPQSNKELKYTCLMVMDEFTAPGRIPIYQSAVSFMAGYWLRSLMIYQSNSQLETQQPLGYGKEGAKTLLTNHACQIFYAPREQEDAEAISRILGNTTFKTSSRSINTSGNGGGSRSISEASRALMLPQELREMAFENELITIDSGKPILCNKAFYYSDSYFMDKFKAVSKSLSTIRKIPTREQLENAILKGECKIKIQIIGENNEKNVA from the coding sequence ATGCAAAACAATAAAAGCCTTCAAATTATTTTTCTTATTCTAGTAGGTTTCATTTTTACCTATTTACTAACTCCTATTGTTTTCTTTGTTTTGAACAAAGTAAAAATAATGAAAGCGATTGAAATCTATAACATTAACTTCACTTTACAGGCAGTCGCTAATCATTATCCAAAAATATGGCTTTCTTTGGGTATCACTTTCGCATTTTGCTTGTTTGCTTTGACTCTTTTGGTGTTTTCCTTAAAAACCAAAAAATCTCAATTTGGCGAAGCTAGATTTGCTAATTTTAATGAAATTAAAAAAATGAATTTATTTGGGGATAAGGGCATTATTATTGGAAAATATAAAGGAAGATTATTAAGATTTGGCGGTCAGCAATTTGTTGCTTTAGGAGCTCCTACAAGAAGTGGTAAGGGTGTGGGTATTGTAATACCAAATTTATTAGAATGGCAAGAAAGTGCTGTGGTGCAAGATATTAAGCAAGAATGCTTTGATTACACTAGCAAATATAGAAAAGAAATCTTAGGACAAGAAGTTTATCTTTTTAATCCATTTTCAAGACAAACACATCGCTACAATCCTTTAACCTACATTGATATGAATGATAAAGAGCATTGCGATAGTCAATTAATGGATTTAGGCAATATCCTTTATCCGCTTGATGGGGATTCTACTTCAAAATTTTTCAATGGATTGGCTCAAAATCTATTCATAGGACTTTGTTATTTATGGCGTGATTTGCAACTTAGTAACAATGGAAAAGATTTTCAAAAAGCTTTTAATGTTGATGTGGGAGAATTTAATTTTTACAATATCTTGCAACTCTCAAAAGGTTTAACTCTTAAAAATGAGGAAAATAATATTAGAGGTTTTGATGATACATACAATTTTTTAGTCTATTGTGAAATTTTAGATGAAGCTACCATAAGACGCTTAGAAACTTATTTTAATATCAGCTCAGACGCAACTAAATCGGGCGTAATGAGTTCTTTTAATGCTCCTCTTGTGCCATTTGAAAGTGAAACTCTAAGATTAAGCACAGAAACAAGTGATTTTGATTTAAGAGATTTACGCAAAAAGAAAATGACAATTTATATAGGAATTACGCCTGATCAATTAGCAAATGCTGGATTTATTTTAAATATATTTTGGTCGCAACTTATTCTACTAAATACTAAAGAATTACCACAAAGCAATAAAGAATTAAAATACACCTGCTTAATGGTTATGGACGAATTTACTGCACCTGGTAGAATTCCTATCTATCAATCTGCTGTAAGCTTTATGGCTGGATATTGGCTACGCTCTTTAATGATTTATCAATCTAACTCGCAACTTGAAACGCAACAGCCTTTAGGTTATGGAAAAGAAGGAGCTAAAACACTTTTAACAAATCACGCTTGTCAAATTTTTTATGCACCAAGAGAGCAAGAAGACGCAGAGGCTATTTCTAGGATTTTAGGAAATACCACTTTTAAAACAAGCTCAAGAAGTATTAATACAAGTGGTAATGGTGGTGGCTCAAGAAGTATTAGTGAAGCAAGTAGAGCTTTAATGTTACCGCAAGAGCTAAGAGAAATGGCTTTTGAAAACGAGTTGATTACTATTGATAGTGGCAAACCTATCTTATGCAATAAAGCATTTTATTATTCAGATTCTTATTTTATGGATAAATTTAAAGCTGTTTCAAAAAGCTTATCAACAATAAGAAAAATTCCAACAAGAGAACAATTAGAAAATGCAATCTTAAAAGGAGAATGCAAAATAAAAATTCAAATCATAGGAGAAAACAATGAAAAAAATGTCGCTTAG
- a CDS encoding cag pathogenicity island Cag12 family protein — translation MKKMSLSLAVIASLVVGCSAPQPKKLDNGSILTINTSILEKQYNFVPKDSFLSSQNWTYQIIAEKKSEKDDFIKNELITKTFLLAHNASRMILVGREDLIQAYKEYFIKNQVIIPIELQPINPYEEDYNKVSILFFNKIKGE, via the coding sequence ATGAAAAAAATGTCGCTTAGTTTAGCTGTAATTGCTTCATTAGTAGTTGGGTGTTCTGCCCCACAACCAAAAAAATTAGATAATGGTTCTATTTTAACTATTAACACTTCCATTTTGGAAAAACAATATAACTTTGTTCCAAAAGATAGCTTTTTAAGCTCACAAAATTGGACTTATCAAATCATCGCTGAAAAGAAATCAGAAAAAGATGACTTTATCAAAAATGAGCTTATAACGAAAACTTTTTTATTAGCTCACAATGCTAGTAGAATGATTTTAGTCGGTAGAGAAGATTTGATACAAGCCTACAAGGAATATTTTATCAAAAATCAAGTCATTATCCCTATTGAATTACAGCCTATCAATCCTTATGAAGAGGATTACAACAAGGTTAGTATTTTATTTTTTAACAAAATTAAAGGAGAGTAA
- a CDS encoding TrbM/KikA/MpfK family conjugal transfer protein, with protein sequence MKKVLLSILAFGVVSSNAIELEMLTGDTRLACEAMLCLASPTQPAECSASLARYFSIHFKKPWKTINARKAFLNLCPIGDADSEMLKYKNEILANLDGACSVEALNQRIEKTLLRVEQFCESSGAGDGTSCKNVNIYGFRINPQLTNSCRLLSSSKYTDYHLKYTCNNKFYEQEEWQRGYELKEISQEIYNALPVSQREQGEKLTEISRYEFIKLPQNQRKQIGFKYYKINIAYYQKMAIKKECWVNEK encoded by the coding sequence ATGAAAAAAGTTCTTTTATCTATTTTAGCTTTTGGTGTTGTATCCTCTAATGCAATAGAATTAGAAATGCTAACAGGAGATACTAGATTAGCGTGCGAGGCAATGCTTTGTCTAGCAAGTCCTACTCAACCAGCAGAATGTAGTGCCTCTTTAGCAAGATATTTTAGCATACATTTTAAAAAGCCGTGGAAAACTATTAATGCTAGAAAAGCTTTTTTAAATCTTTGCCCCATAGGAGATGCAGATAGTGAAATGCTTAAATATAAAAACGAAATTTTAGCGAACCTAGATGGAGCTTGTAGCGTAGAAGCGTTGAATCAGCGTATCGAAAAAACCTTATTGAGAGTTGAACAATTTTGCGAGAGTAGTGGAGCTGGAGATGGCACTTCGTGTAAAAATGTAAATATTTATGGCTTTAGAATCAATCCACAATTAACAAATTCTTGCAGATTGCTATCTTCATCAAAATATACAGATTATCACTTAAAATACACTTGCAACAATAAATTTTACGAACAAGAAGAATGGCAAAGAGGCTATGAATTAAAGGAAATCTCGCAAGAAATTTACAATGCCTTACCTGTATCGCAAAGAGAGCAAGGAGAAAAATTAACAGAAATTAGCAGATATGAATTTATAAAATTGCCTCAAAATCAAAGAAAACAAATTGGGTTTAAATATTACAAAATTAATATTGCTTATTATCAAAAAATGGCTATCAAAAAAGAATGTTGGGTTAATGAGAAATAA
- a CDS encoding DNA topoisomerase 3 — MRLFIAEKPELGRAIAEGLEGSYKSGEGYIQKGNDIITWAFGHILELAKPEEYDEKYKLWKLEDLPLPIKEFKYLPKKDSRKQLKIICDLIHSDKITSIVNCGDADDEGQILVDEIIQYSKSSKPVFRVLINDLTPKAVKEEIAKIKSNTDFKGMSERGFARSQADWIVGINLTRAYTIIARQNNFEGILSVGRVQTPILGLVVARDKEFESFKSIDYYSLLGNFEINNHTIQARLKTEEKITDENLAKEIKNMCENQNAKINVKIENKKEYPPLPYNLLILQAECAKFFGFSPDKTLQITQSLREKHKAITYNRSDCQYLPETIFEEAPQILNSIKTNLNNDEIEALIAGSDTKIKSKAFNDENISAHYGIIPTQNKISSQLSKDESVVYDLISKRFIIQFFQPREYQTTTINLEINQKIFTATQSKTTKSGFRSLWKNIDTDKEEELDSDKNEYDLSSLKDNDNAKCALVQIEKKQTKPRPYYTMTTLLKDLNSVAKYVSDEKIKKLLMEKDKDKKGESGGIGTPATRSNHIKTLIEREYIEVSKDKKQVVKSTQKGRDLIALSPKALTTPDMTALWFEQQKMIEAQELTRGQFLEEVTKEVIGEIQRISNNKNFKILEDKNQQKIQCPQCDKGYLIKRKGKYGDFWGCSEYKEGCKAIYPDNKGKPNFETKQNNSDTTYKCPQCDKGFLQRMKSKNGKSWWWGCNEFKQGCKAMYYDDNGKPKI; from the coding sequence ATGAGATTATTTATAGCAGAAAAACCTGAACTTGGTAGAGCCATTGCGGAAGGACTAGAAGGAAGTTATAAAAGTGGCGAAGGCTACATACAAAAAGGAAATGACATTATTACTTGGGCTTTTGGGCATATTTTAGAACTTGCTAAACCTGAAGAATATGATGAAAAATATAAGCTGTGGAAACTTGAGGATTTGCCACTACCCATTAAAGAATTTAAATATTTACCTAAGAAAGATAGCAGAAAACAGCTCAAAATCATCTGCGATTTAATCCATAGCGACAAAATTACTTCTATTGTAAATTGTGGGGATGCAGATGATGAGGGACAAATCTTAGTCGATGAAATTATTCAGTATTCTAAAAGCTCCAAACCTGTCTTTAGAGTTTTAATTAATGACTTAACTCCAAAAGCAGTCAAAGAAGAAATAGCAAAAATTAAATCTAATACAGATTTTAAAGGTATGAGCGAAAGAGGCTTTGCAAGAAGTCAAGCTGATTGGATAGTAGGAATTAATCTTACAAGGGCTTACACCATCATTGCTAGACAAAATAATTTTGAGGGCATCTTAAGTGTAGGAAGAGTGCAAACTCCTATTTTAGGACTTGTAGTTGCTAGAGATAAAGAATTTGAAAGCTTTAAAAGCATCGATTATTATTCCTTACTTGGAAATTTTGAAATTAACAATCATACAATTCAAGCACGATTAAAGACAGAAGAAAAAATTACAGATGAAAATCTAGCTAAAGAAATTAAAAATATGTGCGAAAATCAAAATGCAAAAATAAATGTAAAGATAGAAAATAAAAAAGAATATCCGCCACTACCCTATAATTTACTTATTTTACAGGCAGAGTGTGCAAAATTTTTTGGATTTAGTCCCGATAAAACCCTACAAATCACACAATCCTTAAGAGAAAAACATAAAGCAATTACTTACAATAGGTCAGATTGTCAGTATCTTCCTGAAACAATCTTTGAAGAAGCTCCACAAATTTTAAATTCCATAAAAACAAATTTAAATAATGATGAGATTGAAGCTCTCATCGCTGGTAGTGATACAAAAATAAAAAGCAAAGCTTTTAATGATGAGAACATTTCAGCACATTATGGAATCATTCCTACTCAAAACAAGATTTCATCACAATTAAGCAAAGATGAATCAGTCGTTTATGATTTAATTTCTAAAAGATTTATCATTCAATTTTTTCAGCCTAGAGAATATCAAACCACCACAATTAATTTAGAAATCAATCAAAAAATTTTTACCGCAACACAAAGCAAAACAACAAAAAGCGGTTTTAGAAGTCTATGGAAAAATATTGATACCGATAAAGAAGAGGAGCTTGATAGTGATAAAAACGAATATGATTTATCTAGCTTAAAAGATAATGATAATGCAAAATGTGCTTTGGTGCAGATTGAAAAGAAGCAAACAAAACCTCGCCCTTATTACACTATGACAACATTACTTAAAGATTTAAATAGTGTCGCAAAATATGTAAGCGATGAAAAAATTAAAAAATTACTGATGGAAAAAGATAAAGACAAAAAAGGAGAAAGCGGAGGTATAGGCACACCTGCTACAAGGTCAAATCACATAAAAACCCTTATTGAAAGAGAATATATAGAGGTAAGCAAAGATAAAAAGCAAGTTGTTAAATCTACGCAAAAAGGTAGGGATTTAATCGCACTTTCTCCAAAAGCTCTTACTACACCTGATATGACAGCTTTATGGTTTGAACAACAAAAAATGATAGAGGCACAAGAGCTTACAAGAGGGCAATTTTTAGAGGAAGTAACAAAAGAAGTCATCGGTGAAATTCAAAGAATTAGCAATAACAAAAATTTTAAAATCTTAGAAGATAAAAATCAGCAAAAAATTCAATGTCCGCAATGCGATAAAGGCTATCTAATAAAACGCAAGGGAAAATATGGAGATTTTTGGGGGTGTAGTGAATACAAGGAGGGTTGTAAGGCTATATATCCTGATAATAAAGGCAAACCAAATTTTGAAACAAAACAAAACAATAGCGACACTACATATAAATGTCCGCAATGTGATAAAGGATTCTTGCAGAGAATGAAAAGTAAAAATGGTAAAAGCTGGTGGTGGGGCTGTAATGAATTTAAACAAGGCTGTAAGGCTATGTATTATGATGATAATGGAAAACCTAAAATATAA